The following proteins come from a genomic window of Neofelis nebulosa isolate mNeoNeb1 chromosome 5, mNeoNeb1.pri, whole genome shotgun sequence:
- the LOC131511485 gene encoding keratin-associated protein 21-1-like — protein sequence MCGSYYGNSYGGCGYGGCGYGGCGYGGCGYGGCGYGGCGYGGCGYGGCGYGGCGYGGCGYGSSGYKGWGYRGCGYGGCGHRGLGCGYGSCYGCGSGCGYW from the coding sequence ATGTGTGGAAGCTACTACGGAAACTCTTATGGAGGCTGCGGCTATGGAGGCTGCGGCTATGGAGGCTGTGGCTATGGAGGCTGTGGCTACGGAGGCTGCGGCTATGGAGGCTGTGGCTACGGAGGCTGCGGCTATGGAGGCTGTGGCTACGGAGGCTGCGGCTATGGAGGCTGCGGCTATGGAAGCTCTGGCTACAAAGGCTGGGGCTACAGAGGCTGTGGCTATGGAGGCTGTGGCCACAGAGGCCTGGGCTGTGGCTATGGCTCCTGCTATGGCTGTGGCTCTGGCTGTGGCTACTGGTAA